The window CCATACCGGGGTAAAGCACTACAAACGGCTGTATGTTAAGCAGTATGCCGGCAATAACAGAAACCAGTATAATTCCGCCCAACACACTCATGATAATTATTTTTTTCTTTTTTGTCAGATTGCCCCAAAAATTCTTAATCGGGTCAATATATTTTTTAATCTGTATGTTCATTGTTCAACCCGCAGTCACCCTTTCCTAATGCTTTGCTTTAAACGCTCATTCGCATAACTTCATTATACGCATCCAGAGCTTTATTGCGAAGTTGAACCAGCATCTGAACCGAAAGGGTTGCTTTTGTAGAGGCAATAGCGACATTATGCAAATCATCTGACTGGCCGGTGGTAAGCTTGTAAAGTTCCTGATTGAGGTCGGAGTTGGTCGT of the uncultured Caproiciproducens sp. genome contains:
- the fliE gene encoding flagellar hook-basal body complex protein FliE, whose product is MFIAPIDKISSITDLDGLGKVSSSKTSAGVPFQDYFQNAVQNVQTTNSDLNQELYKLTTGQSDDLHNVAIASTKATLSVQMLVQLRNKALDAYNEVMRMSV